The region TTGCCATTTGCATTTTGTCTTCTCTTTAATGAATCCTTAAATTCAACCTTTGTACCACAGTTGTGACAATACCTAATTTCATGATCAGTCTCGTTTTTGTATATATACCAATTTAAATTTAATTTCTTTTCCATATTCCTTACCTCCAACAAATTTAATACACGGTAAGGAATATAAAATATATTTTTTATTACATGGTAATGCGTAAATCATAAACTATTAAAATACTCCTTCCGTTTACTGATTTAAATACATTACCTTAAATATAGGTTCCATATAATCACCACCAATCTTACGTACTAACCTGATGCACATTATATGAAATTATATAATTAAATACTGAAGGTTTACAAATAAAAAAGGTCGTAAGAAGACAGTATCCACTTACAACCTAATAATTCAATTAAAATTTATAATTATAATTAAGTAAGTTACCTTCAAAAATTGCTAATTTCATAAAAGCACAACAAATAAGCCCAAAATAATTAGGCAAAAAATTAGTACCTTTAAAATATATATTTATTTTCATATAAAATAAATACTAGCAATTTGATGGTTCCATAAACTTACTTACCTCCTTAATTTCTTTCCTTTATCATTATATACAAAAATTTAGCATCTGTAAAATTTATTTGGATTCAATGACTTAATATCTAAATGTAAACCCTTTAATGCTTCAAAATACTATTGCTTTAACTTTCTAAGTCTTTTTACAGCTTCAATTAGAGTTTCATCTTTTTTAGCAAAATGAAATCTTATATAATTATTTACATTCTCCTTAAAAAAGCTTGAACCCGGAACTGCTGCAACCCCTATTTCTTTAGCAAGCCATTCGCAAAACTTATAATCATCCTTCTCACCAAATTCAGATATATCAACTAAAACATAGTACGCACCCTGTGGCTCAAAATATTTTAGCCCTATCTCATCAAGTCCATTTATAAATATATCTCTTTTTCTAGTATAAAGCTTAGTTAAATTTTCATAATATTCATCACTAAAATCAAGACCTGCAAGTACTGCTCTTTGAAGTGGTGCTGCTGCTCCCACTGTAAGAAAATCATGTACCTTCTTGCAGCTATCAATAATTTCACTGGTTGCTATTATGTACCCTAATCTCCAACCTGTTATTGAATAAGTTTTTGAAAGTGAACTACAAGATATAGTTCTTTCTCTCATTCCCGGTAGTGACGCCATATATATGTGCTTATTAGGTTTGTATACTATATGTTCATATACTTCATCAGTTATTATATATGTATCATATTTCTTTGCCAGATCTGCTATATAAAAAAGTTCTTCTTCTGTAAAAACTTTTCCTGTTGGATTAGATGGATTACAGAGTACTAATGCTTTTGGTTTCTGTTCAAATGCTTTTTTTAGAGTTTCTTTATTAAATTTGAAATCTGGAGGTTCTAAAGGGACATATATAGGCTCTGCCCCAACTAAAATAGCATCTGCTCCATAATTCTCATAGAATGGTGAAAATACAATAACCTTATCTCCTGGATCACAAACTGACATCATTGAAACCATCATAGCTTCTGTACTTCCGCAGGTAACAACAATATTTTTTTCAGGATCAATATCAATTCCCATAAACCTTTCCTGCTTTCGAGCAAGTTTTTTTCTAAATTCCGTTGACCCCCAGGTTATTTCATATTGATGAGGTCCCTCGAAAGAAATTTTTCTAAGTTCGTCCATTATTTCCCTTGGTGGATCAAAATCAGGGAAACCCTGAGAAAGATTTATAGCTCCATACTTATTAGCTATCCTCGTCATTTTTCTTATTATTGATTCAGTAAATCCATCCAGCCTTCTGCTCAATTTTTGCATTTTATCATCTCCTAACTATATTATACCAAAAAGGCTATCCCTTATAAGAAATAGCCCAGGTAAACCTATAAATCATATAGGATTAGTTGATTTATATTATATATATAGTACAACATTGTTTCTATATCTGTCAATACACTTGCATCATATAGTCACCTCAACATTATGCTCGCCACCATCTAAAAATGGTACTATACCACCAGTAACATTATCACCATCTAGTACTATTGTTTTCTTTCCTGTTCTGTGTATGTTTATATTATAGATATTATTTTTAACTTTATACTGCATACTATAACTGCTCCACTTATCAGGAATACATGGTTCGATTGTAAAACCCATTCCTTCTTTTAATTTTAAACCAAGTATGCCTTCTATTCCGACTCTGTACATCCAACCTGCAGTACCTGTATACCAGGTCCATCCACCTCTACCTACATAAGGTTCCTTTGCATAAACATCTGCTGCCATGACATATGGTTCAACCTTATAAGTTTGACAATCGTAAAATGATTTTGTGTGATTTATTGGATTTATCATATTAAATAGCTTCCAGGCTTTTTTACCATCACCTAACTTTGTCATAGCAAGTATTACCCAGGTTGCTGCATGAGTATATTGGCCTCCATTTTCTCTTACACCTGGCACATAACCTTTTATATAACCGGGATTTAACTTAGAATCATCAAATGGCGGAGTTAAAAGTAATACCATACCTTTATCTTCTTTTACCAGATACTTTTCAATTGACTTCATTGCTACTTTAGCTCTTTCATGCTTAGCTCCTCCAGATATTAATCCCCATGATTGAGCGAGAGAATCTATTTGGCATTCATCATTCTGTGCGGAACCAAGAGGTGTTCCATCATCAAAGTAAGCTCTTCTATACCAATTTCCATCCCACGCATTCTTTTCTATACTCTCTCTTACAAAATCGCTTAATTCCAAATACCTCTCACTTCTATATTCATCTTTTTTCATCTTTGCCACATCTTTAAAGTTTTTGAGTATAGAATACAAAAACCATCCAAGCCATACACTTTCACCTTTTCCTTTGTTTCCTACGGTATTCATTCCGTCATTCCAATCTCCACTACCCATGAGCGGTATGTTATGAATTCCAAATTTAAGTGCTTTATCTATAGCTTTTATACAGTGCTCATATATAGTTCCCTTTTTGTCAGATGTTTTTGTAAGATTATATCTCTCATCTTCACCTTCTTTTAAAGGTTCATCTTCTATATACGAAACTATTTCGTCTAAAATAGAATAGTCTCCAGTATTTCTTATATAATCTAAAGTTACATAAGGAAGCCATAATAAATCATCTGAAAATCTAGTTCTTATACCGCTATTTACTACAGGATGCCACCAATGCTGAACATCACCCTCCAAAAATTGCCTTGATGCACTTATAAGTATCTGCTTTCTAGTCATTTCAGGCTTAACAAAACTAAGAGGCATTGTATCCTGAAGCTGATCCCTAAAACCATAAGCTCCTCCAGACTGATAAAATGCAGTTCTAGCCCACAATCTGCACGAAACAAGCTGATACATAAGCCATCCATTCATCATAATATTCATACTGTCATCCGGAGTCTTTACAGCTATTGAAGTTAACATAGATCTCCAATACTCTTTTGTCTTAGATAATTCATTTTCAGCATTTTGAACTGAAGAATATTTATCTGTTAAATTTTTAAGCTCTATTAGAGATTTTTCTTCCCCGAGCATTATTACAATTTCTTTTTCTTCCCCAGGATTCAAATTAATTTTTACATTTTCCGCCATACAGGCTTCTATTCCACTTCCTACCTCATTAGACAGCCTAATCTTTTTAATTGCAGCAGGACCATGGATATTATTTTCCTTACCAATAAATTCTTTTCTGCTTCCAGTAAAACTCTCATCATAACCACCATAAATTTTGAGAAAAGCATACAAATTTCCAAAACTTGTGCTGTAAGGATTTCTAGCGTAAATGACTTTACTATTCATATCTAAATATGTTGAAATATACTGCTTAGTATGCTCAGGTGTCACTCCTAAAACGAGTCTTGAATAGTACGTAGCTGATAATTTTCTTTCAACCTCTGTATTATTTTTAAGCTTTAAAATTATTACCTTTGTACTTTCTTCCATAGGCACAAACATAGTCATATTGCCCACTATGCCTTCTTTGTAATGGCTAAAGCTGCTGTATCCAAAACCATGCTTAATTATATAATCGTCATTATCACGCACAGGTTCTGGACTTATACTCCAGTACTTACCTGTAACTTCATCCCTTACATAAAGTGCCTCACCTAAAGTATCTGAAACTGGATCATTATCCCATGGAGTTATCTTATTCTCTCTACTATTTTCACTCCATGTATATGCAGAGCCTATTTCTGATACATGAAATCCAAACTTCTCATTAGATATAACATTAATCCACGGAGCAGGTGTATTCTTACTATCATTAAGAATTATTACATACTCATTACTTTTTTCATCAAATCCTCCATATTCATTAAAAAACTTGAGGGCATTAATTGAAAATTTATATGGTTTAATATCATATTTAATTTCGTGAGATTCTAAATTTGGCATTTCATCCTTCTCATGATCTTTAGTCTTAAGCTGTGCTATTAAAAGTCCCTTATCTGAGTCTATAACCAATTTTGCTATACCTATTAAAAACTTCATGTCTTCTTCTGGCATCAATGCTTTATTAAATAGAAAAGTTTTTCCTGACTTATATCTATCCAATCTTACATTACTTCTATTTATTAAATCATTTATAGTATCTTGAAAATTTTGAATATAGGAATTATCCATTAAATTTATTATTATAAGGTCAACACCTAAACCTTTAGTTTGAAAATATTCATGTGCCTTAATCATCTGTTTCACAATTCCGATATCACTTTCATATCTTACAATAAGGAGTAATATTGGCAAATCCCCAGAAATACCGTAACCCCATAGTGCGGGCTGATTTTTATTTATATTTTTGATATAATAATCTCTATTTTTCAAATTATCGCTTAAAAATAATATCTTTGATGCCATTAGCTCATATACATTAGCTTCTGATGATTTTATACCTAAGTATCCCATGGAAACTTGTGCTCCAGTAGCTGCAATTTCAAAAGCTCTTTTTATGCTTCCATAGAAAGAGTACTTTTTACAAATTGCAAGCACATTTTTCTTAGAATCAGCAGCAGCTGTAATATAAGATATTCTAATGGTTTTCCCTGGTCTAATTTTAATTCTTCTTCTTAGACTCATTATAGGATCTAAGACATCTCCAACTGTATTTTTAAGTGGTGAATTCATCGCCTCAGGGTTATGAACATCCCTCGTTCTTCCAATAAAATTATTTCTGCTAGTTTCGTACTCAGCATTTCCTTTTGCTTCTCCTTCTACAATCATATAGTGCATAACCCATAATTCATTTTCTTTTTCACTTCTCCTTCTCCTTGAAGCAAGTAAGCATCCATATTCTCCATTAAACTCTGTTCTCACAAACAAATTACTAAAAGCAGGGTGCACTAAATCCGCATCAAATGGCGCAATAGTAATTTCCATATAACTTGTTACCTCTAAAATCTTATCAGTTTTTCCATTATTGGTTATATCTAATCTCCTTATTTCTGCATCTTCCTCACTAGAAACAACAACAGTTGTACTGGTTATTATATTTTCATCCTTTCTTTTAAATTTTGCCTTATCCTCAGAAAATATGGCTTCATAATAATCGCCTTCACTTTGGCATGGTTCATACCCTGCGCTCCACCATTTGTTACTTCCTAAATCTTTTATATAGAAAAACATTCCCTTATTCTCTTCTATAGAATCATTACGCCACCTATATATATACTGTTTATCTCTTTTACTATATCCACTTCCACTATTAGAAATCATAATAGAGTAATTTCCGTTAGATAAAAGCTGAACTTCAGGAATTGTTGTTTTTGCTGTTTTATATCTTCTTTCTATTATCTTTTGTTTCTCATCCTTAAATTCTGGAACCTCAAATGCCTTTTCTTCATTGTATACTATTCTCCTTGGCACTCTCTCCTGCAATAAAAGTTCTGTTGCCTTGACTTCCGGTATACAATGAAATCTTTTTTGTAGCACATTATCATTTATAACATTATCAAGAGACATTAAACTCATTCCCTCATGATGAACCATAAAACACTTTACAACTTCTTTTTCTTTATTACCTTTTAATCTTACCTTAGTATAATCAATTGCCTCATAAAAACCGTATCTACCTTCAGCACCTTGATTTACAAGTTCATGCATATTACTTATAGAATTTTTAGCATCAATCTGAAGTGCCATAACTGAAGCATAAGGTGCTATTACAAATTCATCTGAAAGCCCCCTCTTAAGACCTATACCTGGAACGCCAAAAGCTTTATACATATAGTTGTTATCAGCATCTAATCTTGAAAATGCTGATTCTGAAATTCCCCAACATGGAAGTTTCCTTTTCTTGCAATATCTTCTCTGACTTTCAACTACTGTCTTGTAAGTCTGACTTAAAAGCGTTTCTGGATAATTCCTCATTATTATAATTGGCATAAGATATTCAAACATAGTTCCACTCCAGGAAACTAGACATTTTCTTTTATAGACATTTGTTATTGCCCTTCCTAGTTTAAACCAGTGATTTTGATTAACCTCACCTTTAGCTATAGCTATAAAACTTGCCTGTCTAGCTTCAGATGCTAAAAGATCATAAAAACTTTTTCCCAAACTGTCACTTTCTATATCATAACCAATAGCGAACAATTCCCTCTTATTATCAAAAAGCATTCTAAAATCAGTATTATCTATAATCCTACTTAGCCTATTATGCAAATCATTTAAACCATATATAAGTTTTTCAATTTCAGCTTTTCCATCACTGATATCTTTAATTAGTTTTCGATAAATATCTCTATCTATTCTGTCACTGCTATTAATCTTATTTTGAATAAATACCTTTATTTCCTCTAACTTTTTAGGAAGAACACTAAGAGGTACCTCAAAAATTGCCGTATTAAGCGTTTCAAAAATATAATATTCGCTTTCTACATTTTTCATAAATGTATTTATCCACGGCATTAATTTATTACATTCATCTTTTAAATTCAAAGAAGCATTTTTAAGTTTAAGATTCCAATATATTCTTGATTTGTCTTCCTCACTTTCCACTAATTCTTCTTTTTCAATTAGACCCCAAAGTATTTTATGAAATAACAGTAAATTGATTTTTTCATTTTGAAGTACATTTCTTATTTCTCCATAGTAGTTTTCTCTTTTTATATCAGTAGTCTTAAGCTCCTTTTCTGCTAAATTTATATTATCAATTAATCCTCTTATCAAATTTTTATTAAAGACCGAAGATTTTTTAAATTCTTCAATAGAACTGGTTAAAAGCCACATATATCCTACAAGATTTCCACTATCTACAGTTGATATATATTCCGGTTTGAGCGGCCTTTTAGTCTTTATATCATACCAATTATAAAAATGCCCTCTATACATAGGAAGTGACTCCATGCTTGAAAGCACTTTGTTCGTTCTACTTAGAAATTCAGTTATACCTATAAACCCCAAATCATATGCAGACAAATTTGAAGTTAATCCCATTCCCATATTAGTTGGTGAAGTCCTGAAAGCAACTCCCTTATCTCCATATTCTTGATAATTATCTGGAGGAAGAAAATTTGATTCTTCATTCACAAAATCCTCAAAATATGCAAATGTTTTTCTTGCCATCATTCGGAGAAATTTCATGTCAATGCTCTTTATACTTATATTATTTTTATTCTCTTTACTTATAAAGTATGCTGTAAATGGACTTATAAACCAAAGTACTGCCATTGGGAACATTATGAATCCAATTGCTGTTTCCCTATAAAAAGCCTCAGTACATACAATAATTGCAATCAAACTTCCTATCCACATAGAATATGCAAAATCTCTAAATTCTCTCTTACTAGAAGCCTCTGAATCCGCAGAAGTTTGCCATTCAAGTAGATTCTTTTTACTTATAAAACATCTATATAACGTTCTTACTATAGCATCAACCATAAGATATGCTTTATACGGAAGGAAACTAAATATTAAAAACATCTGCTCTATTACAACCTTACTGCTATCAATTTTCCCTGATAAATTCATACCCCTTATAGGCGATACTACCATTTCGGATATATCGAAAAGCCATGGACATATTAATGATAAAAAAGCTATAGAAAGCCATTTATCTATATTGTATGGAAGTATGGTTATAGATAAAAATATTAAAAGCATGATTGAAGGTGCTATCATACTTCTTCTTAAATTGTCAAAAATTTTCCACTTAGACAAAGCGTTTATAGGAGATTTTTTTAATATCCAAGGCAAAAGCTGCCAATCTCCTCTAACCCATCTATGCAATCTTTTACAGCTTGAATTATAATATGCAGGATATCCATCAATAAATTCAACATCCGTAACTAACGCTGTTCTTACATATGATCCTTCCAATAAATCATGACTTAATATAGTATTTTCAGGTATTTGATTTTTCAACATACTCTGAAAAACATCGATATCGTATATTCCCTTTCCAGCGAAGATTCCTTCACCAAATAAATCCTGATATACATCTGAAACAGCAGTACTATATGTATCAATACCTGCTTCTCCGGAAAAAATCTTAGAATAAATCGTTTTATTAGCGCTAAGAGAATTTATGCTTACTCTAGGCTGCATAATCCCATAACCTCTTACAACTCTATCATTTTTTATGACAGCTCTATTCAAAGTATGAACCATAGCACCTACAAGCTTTTTTGCTGTATCCCTTGGAAGCTTAGTATCCGCATCAAGTGTAATAACATACTTAACATTATAAAGATTTTTTAAGCTGCCACTTATCACATTATAACTAGTATTCTTATCACCTTTTAAAAGTGAATTGAATTCAATTAGCTTTCCTCTTTTCCTTTCCCAGCCGATCCACATATTTTCACTTGAATTAAATTTTCTTTTTCGATTAAGAAAGAAAAAGATTTCTTCTTCATTATCACAGTATTTTCTATTTAACCTTTTTACGCTATTAAGTGCAGTTCTATTTATCTTATAATCATCATCTTGTGTCTCATTTTTACTGTCCTTAAAATCACCTAAAAGTGCAAAGTAAAGATTTTTTTCTCTATTAGCAAGGTAATAAATTTCCATATCGCTAATTAATTTTTTTACTTCTTTTTCATTATTCAAAATTGCTGGAATTACTACTACTGTTCTAGCCTCATCCGGGATACCTTTTGATAAATCAATCTTGGGTACAAATTTAGGTATAGTTAAGTTATTTACACTCCAATTAACAATAGAATTCACTATTTCTGAGCATGGAATTAAAATAACAAAAAATCCTATTACGTATTGGGGTAGGTTACTATAATTTCTTCCTCTAAAAATAAGGTATAGCAAAAAGACATCTAACATAATAGTTCCAATTACATTAACACCTATATAAAATCCAACTTTATTTTCATTTAAAATTTTCCATAATAACTTATTTACACGTTTCCTTAATCCAATTTTATCTTTTAATTCTTCAATTCCACAATCTACAATGTAATATCCAACATGCTTTCTTATACCCTTTCCCGAATACTCCTCTGCACATTTAACCGCCATCTTAGAAACATAAGACTCAGGCAAGTTCATTCCGTTTGAAATTCTCTCTATATTATGTCTATAATAATCTTTTGATAGAAAATCCATGTGATTATATATTCCAGATGGATCTTTTCTCAATATGCTCTCTACGGAGCTAAGCCTTTCAAAACATTCTTTCCAATTTAAGGCTTCAATTTCCCTTATAGCATTTATTGAGTTCCCCATAGATACCTGAAACTTGGCCTGTCTTTGATGCTCCAATATTATCATTTCATTGCTTGTAGTTTCCTGCATTTCAAGCCTTGTATCTATATAATCATAAATTTCTTTATTATCAACGCCGCTGTCTCTTAAAATTTTAAGAAATCTTTCTACAAAATGTGAGGTTAATATTTTTTCACTTTTTAATGCTCTTTTAACCTTCTTAAAACTAATATTTTCTGAATTTATTATGTCATCTCCATACTTATCTGCTTTCGACTTTTCAATTTGAGAAAATACTATACTTTCAGTGATTTTACTTATATTTTGAATAACCGCCATTCTAAACATAGTAGGCAGTGCCCAAAGCTCTGCACTGGTTAAGACAGCTCTCTTTTCATATTCTCCTATGTACGAAACTAAAGCCCCTTCATTTATCCTTCCATCCAATTTATTTATTATTTTAGTTCCAAGATAATATACCCTTGGAAGGCCCTTAAATGCCCCCTTACTTATAACCGGCATATTTCTATAGCATATTCCGGACATATTATGTTTTATATCCTTATATTCTTTTTCTATGAGATACAAGTTATCAAGAAGCCACTCGGATGCAGCTGGTATTTCTCTCTTATTTCTTATTTCCCTGTCGAAGTATTCATATCCTTTAAGAATCCTATTATAACTTCTATCCAGCTTTTTTATAAGAATTCCTCTTCTGCTTCCCCTCGGTATTTCAAAGTAGCTTTTATCATGACTTAAATCATCATTTTCTATAATGTTTTCATGATAATGATAACTTTTTCTTCTACCAACATAACGTAACATGTATATAGAACCAATAACTAAACATAGAAGAAAAATATATACATAAAGCATAATAATCAATCCTTTCAGCAAATATACTCATTAATTTAACTTCGATTATTATTCCCACATATATATTTTTTTAAACAAAATTTTAAAGTTACAAATTACAGATTTATATTAACTATTTAAATTTACCATCAAAAAAAATCGTGGGTTATTAGTAAAAACATGACCTTGTGCCCCAACATGATCAAGTGCTTTTACCAATAACCCACATTTAACTTAGAAGCAGCTGATCAATAAAATCAGCCTTTATATTGAGCCCCCTAAATATTTTTATAGCAAAACTTCGTTCATGAGCATATCTTCATAACTTTCCCTTTTGCATATTAACTTAGCTTTTCCATCATTGACTAAAACAACTGCTGCTTTAGGAATCTTATTATAATTATTACTCATGGAATAGCCATAAGCTCCAGTAGTAGCTACAACTAAAATATCACCACTCTCTGCCTTCGCCATGCTTATATCATTTAAAAGTATGTCTCCAGATTCACAGCACTTACCTGATACAGTAACCGTTTCTTTTGAATTTCTAAATTTATCTGCAATTTCACATTCATATTCGGCCTTATAAAGAGAAGGTCTTATATTATCAGTCATACCACCATCTACGGATACATATTTTCTTATTCCTGGTATTTCTTTTATAGAACCTACAGTATAAATAGTTGTTCCTGCATTTCCTATTATAGATCTACCAGGCTCTATTATGAGCTTTGGAAGTTTTATATTAAATTCGTCAGCACTTCTTTGAGCTTCTTCTAATATGGCATTACAAAAATCTTCAGTTGATTTTGGTTTATCTCCTTCTTTATAGTAAATTCCAAAGCCACCACCTAAATCAAGCTCTTTTATTTCATAATTCAACTCATCTTTAATAGTCTTAACAAATTTAAGCATAACCTTCGTTTCTTCTTCATAAGGTCCTATTTCAAAAATTTGAGAACCTATATGTGCATGAATACCTACAAGCTCTACATTTTTAAATTTTAGAACTTCTTTAACAGCTTTGAGTGCATCTCCATTAGCTAAAGTAAATCCAAACTTAGAATCGATTTGTCCTGTTTTTATATACTCATGTGTATGTGCTTCTATTCCAGGAGTTATTCTAAGAAATACTTTTTGAACCTTACCCATTCTTTCAGCTATTTCATTTACTTTTTCTATTTCATAAAAATTATCTGCTACAAATCTTCCTACGTTTAATTTTATCCCCATTTCCATTTCATCTATTGTTTTATTATTTCCATGAAATAAAATATTAT is a window of Clostridium pasteurianum DNA encoding:
- a CDS encoding pyridoxal phosphate-dependent aminotransferase, whose amino-acid sequence is MQKLSRRLDGFTESIIRKMTRIANKYGAINLSQGFPDFDPPREIMDELRKISFEGPHQYEITWGSTEFRKKLARKQERFMGIDIDPEKNIVVTCGSTEAMMVSMMSVCDPGDKVIVFSPFYENYGADAILVGAEPIYVPLEPPDFKFNKETLKKAFEQKPKALVLCNPSNPTGKVFTEEELFYIADLAKKYDTYIITDEVYEHIVYKPNKHIYMASLPGMRERTISCSSLSKTYSITGWRLGYIIATSEIIDSCKKVHDFLTVGAAAPLQRAVLAGLDFSDEYYENLTKLYTRKRDIFINGLDEIGLKYFEPQGAYYVLVDISEFGEKDDYKFCEWLAKEIGVAAVPGSSFFKENVNNYIRFHFAKKDETLIEAVKRLRKLKQ
- a CDS encoding GH36-type glycosyl hydrolase domain-containing protein; protein product: MLYVYIFLLCLVIGSIYMLRYVGRRKSYHYHENIIENDDLSHDKSYFEIPRGSRRGILIKKLDRSYNRILKGYEYFDREIRNKREIPAASEWLLDNLYLIEKEYKDIKHNMSGICYRNMPVISKGAFKGLPRVYYLGTKIINKLDGRINEGALVSYIGEYEKRAVLTSAELWALPTMFRMAVIQNISKITESIVFSQIEKSKADKYGDDIINSENISFKKVKRALKSEKILTSHFVERFLKILRDSGVDNKEIYDYIDTRLEMQETTSNEMIILEHQRQAKFQVSMGNSINAIREIEALNWKECFERLSSVESILRKDPSGIYNHMDFLSKDYYRHNIERISNGMNLPESYVSKMAVKCAEEYSGKGIRKHVGYYIVDCGIEELKDKIGLRKRVNKLLWKILNENKVGFYIGVNVIGTIMLDVFLLYLIFRGRNYSNLPQYVIGFFVILIPCSEIVNSIVNWSVNNLTIPKFVPKIDLSKGIPDEARTVVVIPAILNNEKEVKKLISDMEIYYLANREKNLYFALLGDFKDSKNETQDDDYKINRTALNSVKRLNRKYCDNEEEIFFFLNRKRKFNSSENMWIGWERKRGKLIEFNSLLKGDKNTSYNVISGSLKNLYNVKYVITLDADTKLPRDTAKKLVGAMVHTLNRAVIKNDRVVRGYGIMQPRVSINSLSANKTIYSKIFSGEAGIDTYSTAVSDVYQDLFGEGIFAGKGIYDIDVFQSMLKNQIPENTILSHDLLEGSYVRTALVTDVEFIDGYPAYYNSSCKRLHRWVRGDWQLLPWILKKSPINALSKWKIFDNLRRSMIAPSIMLLIFLSITILPYNIDKWLSIAFLSLICPWLFDISEMVVSPIRGMNLSGKIDSSKVVIEQMFLIFSFLPYKAYLMVDAIVRTLYRCFISKKNLLEWQTSADSEASSKREFRDFAYSMWIGSLIAIIVCTEAFYRETAIGFIMFPMAVLWFISPFTAYFISKENKNNISIKSIDMKFLRMMARKTFAYFEDFVNEESNFLPPDNYQEYGDKGVAFRTSPTNMGMGLTSNLSAYDLGFIGITEFLSRTNKVLSSMESLPMYRGHFYNWYDIKTKRPLKPEYISTVDSGNLVGYMWLLTSSIEEFKKSSVFNKNLIRGLIDNINLAEKELKTTDIKRENYYGEIRNVLQNEKINLLLFHKILWGLIEKEELVESEEDKSRIYWNLKLKNASLNLKDECNKLMPWINTFMKNVESEYYIFETLNTAIFEVPLSVLPKKLEEIKVFIQNKINSSDRIDRDIYRKLIKDISDGKAEIEKLIYGLNDLHNRLSRIIDNTDFRMLFDNKRELFAIGYDIESDSLGKSFYDLLASEARQASFIAIAKGEVNQNHWFKLGRAITNVYKRKCLVSWSGTMFEYLMPIIIMRNYPETLLSQTYKTVVESQRRYCKKRKLPCWGISESAFSRLDADNNYMYKAFGVPGIGLKRGLSDEFVIAPYASVMALQIDAKNSISNMHELVNQGAEGRYGFYEAIDYTKVRLKGNKEKEVVKCFMVHHEGMSLMSLDNVINDNVLQKRFHCIPEVKATELLLQERVPRRIVYNEEKAFEVPEFKDEKQKIIERRYKTAKTTIPEVQLLSNGNYSIMISNSGSGYSKRDKQYIYRWRNDSIEENKGMFFYIKDLGSNKWWSAGYEPCQSEGDYYEAIFSEDKAKFKRKDENIITSTTVVVSSEEDAEIRRLDITNNGKTDKILEVTSYMEITIAPFDADLVHPAFSNLFVRTEFNGEYGCLLASRRRRSEKENELWVMHYMIVEGEAKGNAEYETSRNNFIGRTRDVHNPEAMNSPLKNTVGDVLDPIMSLRRRIKIRPGKTIRISYITAAADSKKNVLAICKKYSFYGSIKRAFEIAATGAQVSMGYLGIKSSEANVYELMASKILFLSDNLKNRDYYIKNINKNQPALWGYGISGDLPILLLIVRYESDIGIVKQMIKAHEYFQTKGLGVDLIIINLMDNSYIQNFQDTINDLINRSNVRLDRYKSGKTFLFNKALMPEEDMKFLIGIAKLVIDSDKGLLIAQLKTKDHEKDEMPNLESHEIKYDIKPYKFSINALKFFNEYGGFDEKSNEYVIILNDSKNTPAPWINVISNEKFGFHVSEIGSAYTWSENSRENKITPWDNDPVSDTLGEALYVRDEVTGKYWSISPEPVRDNDDYIIKHGFGYSSFSHYKEGIVGNMTMFVPMEESTKVIILKLKNNTEVERKLSATYYSRLVLGVTPEHTKQYISTYLDMNSKVIYARNPYSTSFGNLYAFLKIYGGYDESFTGSRKEFIGKENNIHGPAAIKKIRLSNEVGSGIEACMAENVKINLNPGEEKEIVIMLGEEKSLIELKNLTDKYSSVQNAENELSKTKEYWRSMLTSIAVKTPDDSMNIMMNGWLMYQLVSCRLWARTAFYQSGGAYGFRDQLQDTMPLSFVKPEMTRKQILISASRQFLEGDVQHWWHPVVNSGIRTRFSDDLLWLPYVTLDYIRNTGDYSILDEIVSYIEDEPLKEGEDERYNLTKTSDKKGTIYEHCIKAIDKALKFGIHNIPLMGSGDWNDGMNTVGNKGKGESVWLGWFLYSILKNFKDVAKMKKDEYRSERYLELSDFVRESIEKNAWDGNWYRRAYFDDGTPLGSAQNDECQIDSLAQSWGLISGGAKHERAKVAMKSIEKYLVKEDKGMVLLLTPPFDDSKLNPGYIKGYVPGVRENGGQYTHAATWVILAMTKLGDGKKAWKLFNMINPINHTKSFYDCQTYKVEPYVMAADVYAKEPYVGRGGWTWYTGTAGWMYRVGIEGILGLKLKEGMGFTIEPCIPDKWSSYSMQYKVKNNIYNINIHRTGKKTIVLDGDNVTGGIVPFLDGGEHNVEVTI
- the lysA gene encoding diaminopimelate decarboxylase codes for the protein MKLFGSMNVESNELYIGGISCKKLAKDYGTPLYVIDEQLVRENCRRYYKNFKAEKDGNRVAYAGKAFLPIAMCQIVSEEGLSLDVVSGGELYTAYKAGFNMNNILFHGNNKTIDEMEMGIKLNVGRFVADNFYEIEKVNEIAERMGKVQKVFLRITPGIEAHTHEYIKTGQIDSKFGFTLANGDALKAVKEVLKFKNVELVGIHAHIGSQIFEIGPYEEETKVMLKFVKTIKDELNYEIKELDLGGGFGIYYKEGDKPKSTEDFCNAILEEAQRSADEFNIKLPKLIIEPGRSIIGNAGTTIYTVGSIKEIPGIRKYVSVDGGMTDNIRPSLYKAEYECEIADKFRNSKETVTVSGKCCESGDILLNDISMAKAESGDILVVATTGAYGYSMSNNYNKIPKAAVVLVNDGKAKLICKRESYEDMLMNEVLL